One window from the genome of Epinephelus moara isolate mb chromosome 5, YSFRI_EMoa_1.0, whole genome shotgun sequence encodes:
- the rbm47 gene encoding RNA-binding protein 47 isoform X1 encodes MTAEDPASSSTMSNNAAPKPSKPAGASHHPLHGQMNIPEGVAGAPNEAALVSLMERTGYGMVQENGQRKYGPPPGWNAATPPRGCEIFVGKIPRDVYEDELVPVFESVGRIYEMRLMMDFDGKNRGYAFVMYTEKHEAKRAVRELNNYEVRPGRLLGVCSSVDNCRLFIGGIPKTKKREEILEEVSKVTEGVLDVIVYASAADKMKNRGFAFVEYESHRAAAMARRKLMPGRIQLWSHQIAVDWAEPEIDVDEDVMETVKILYVRNLMMETSEETIRQVFSQWNPGCVERVKKIRDYAFVHFTSRDDAVMAMDHLNGTEVEGSCIEVTLAKPVDKEQYSRQKASKGASATPEPTQQNYVYQCDPYTLAYYGYPYNTLIGPNRDYFVKGSPMIQNNAGTVRGRGRAAAGNRTPGPRGSYLGGYSAGRGIYSRYHEGKTKQPEKPYELMPSLELAASVNPVGIKPGTMALPTLGGQYPVFSTAPAAKLMEEGKVHTVEHLINPLAMQHPEHTPATAAAAATVLPAVSTPPPFQGRPITPVYAMAHNVQRIPAGGGLYGAGYVPITNYAANTAALAALQKNAAVAAAAYGGYAGYAVPQAFPAAAFQLPIHDVYQTY; translated from the exons ATGACAGCCGAAGATCCCGCTTCCTCCTCGACCATGAGCAATAACGCTGCCCCCAAACCCTCCAAACCTGCTGGTGCCTCCCACCACCCTCTTCATGGACAGATGAACATCCCTGAAGGAGTTGCAGGTGCTCCCAATGAGGCTGCACTGGTGTCCCTGATGGAGCGCACTGGCTATGGTATGGTCCAGGAAAATGGTCAGCGTAAATATGGCCCTCCTCCTGGTTGGAATGCTGCAACTCCACCACGTGGATGTGAAATCTTTGTGGGCAAGATCCCACGGGACGTTTATGAGGATGAGCTGGTCCCAGTGTTTGAGTCTGTTGGACGCATCTATGAGATGCGGCTGATGATGGACTTTGACGGGAAGAACAGAGGGTATGCATTTGTGATGTACACAGAGAAACATGAGGCCAAGCGTGCTGTCCGTGAGCTCAACAACTATGAAGTGCGGCCCGGGAGGCTGTTGGGGGTCTGTTCTTCCGTGGACAACTGTCGTCTTTTCATTGGTGGCATCCCCAAGACCAAAAAGCGTGAGGAGATCCTGGAGGAGGTCTCCAAGGTGACGGAAGGGGTACTAGATGTGATAGTTTATGCCAGTGCTGCAGACAAGATGAAGAACAGAGGCTTTGCCTTTGTAGAGTATGAGTCACACCGTGCAGCTGCCATGGCTCGCAGGAAGTTGATGCCTGGGCGTATTCAGCTTTGGAGCCACCAGATTGCAGTGGACTGGGCTGAACCAGAGATTGATGTAGACGAAGATGTTATGGAGACAGTGAAAATCCTCTACGTAAGAAATCTTATGATGGAGACCAGTGAGGAGACGATCAGACAG GTTTTCAGCCAGTGGAATCCTGGATGTGTTGAACGTGTGAAGAAAATCCGTGACTATGCCTTCGTCCACTTTACTTCCCGGGATGATGCTGTTATGGCCATGGACCACCTTAATGGCACAGAGGTGGAAGGGTCCTGCATTGAGGTGACGCTTGCCAAGCCAGTTGATAAGGAGCAGTACTCGCGTCAGAAGGCCTCCAAGGGAGCTTCTGCCACTCCAGAGCCTACTCAGCAGAACTATGTCTACCAGTGTGATCCCTATACATTGGCCTACTACGGTTATCCCTACAACACCCTCATTGGACCCAACAGAGACTACTTCGTCAAAG GATCCCCAATGATACAGAACAATG CAGGTACTGTGCGAGGTCGTGGTCGTGCTGCTGCAGGTAACCGTACCCCTGGACCACGGGGGTCGTACCTGGGGGGTTACTCTGCTGGTCGTGGCATCTACAGCCGCTACCATGAGGGCAAGACCAAGCAGCCCGAAAAGCCCTATGAGCTGATGCCCAGTCTGGAGCTCGCTGCCTCTGTCAACCCCGTTGGCATCAAACCTGGCACAA TGGCATTGCCAACTCTGGGTGGGCAGTACCCAGTGTTCAGCACGGCTCCTGCAGCCAAGCTGATGGAGGAGGGGAAGGTGCACACGGTGGAGCACCTTATCAACCCTCTGGCCATGCAACACCCTGAGCACACccctgctactgctgctgctgctgccaccgtCCTACCTGCGGTCTCCACCCCTCCACCTTTTCAG GGCCGTCCTATCACTCCAGTCTATGCCATGGCCCATAATGTACAGCGTATCCCAGCAGGCGGTGGCCTGTATGGAGCTGGATACGTCCCCATCACAAACTACGCTGCCAACACAGCAGCTCTGGCCGCTCTGCAGAAGAATGCAGCGGTGGCGGCTGCAGCATATGGGGGATACGCAGGCTACGCGGTGCCACAGGCCTTTCCCGCCGCAGCCTTCCAGCTGCCCATCCACGATGTCTACCAGACATATTGA
- the rbm47 gene encoding RNA-binding protein 47 isoform X3, producing the protein MTAEDPASSSTMSNNAAPKPSKPAGASHHPLHGQMNIPEGVAGAPNEAALVSLMERTGYGMVQENGQRKYGPPPGWNAATPPRGCEIFVGKIPRDVYEDELVPVFESVGRIYEMRLMMDFDGKNRGYAFVMYTEKHEAKRAVRELNNYEVRPGRLLGVCSSVDNCRLFIGGIPKTKKREEILEEVSKVTEGVLDVIVYASAADKMKNRGFAFVEYESHRAAAMARRKLMPGRIQLWSHQIAVDWAEPEIDVDEDVMETVKILYVRNLMMETSEETIRQVFSQWNPGCVERVKKIRDYAFVHFTSRDDAVMAMDHLNGTEVEGSCIEVTLAKPVDKEQYSRQKASKGASATPEPTQQNYVYQCDPYTLAYYGYPYNTLIGPNRDYFVKAGTVRGRGRAAAGNRTPGPRGSYLGGYSAGRGIYSRYHEGKTKQPEKPYELMPSLELAASVNPVGIKPGTMALPTLGGQYPVFSTAPAAKLMEEGKVHTVEHLINPLAMQHPEHTPATAAAAATVLPAVSTPPPFQGRPITPVYAMAHNVQRIPAGGGLYGAGYVPITNYAANTAALAALQKNAAVAAAAYGGYAGYAVPQAFPAAAFQLPIHDVYQTY; encoded by the exons ATGACAGCCGAAGATCCCGCTTCCTCCTCGACCATGAGCAATAACGCTGCCCCCAAACCCTCCAAACCTGCTGGTGCCTCCCACCACCCTCTTCATGGACAGATGAACATCCCTGAAGGAGTTGCAGGTGCTCCCAATGAGGCTGCACTGGTGTCCCTGATGGAGCGCACTGGCTATGGTATGGTCCAGGAAAATGGTCAGCGTAAATATGGCCCTCCTCCTGGTTGGAATGCTGCAACTCCACCACGTGGATGTGAAATCTTTGTGGGCAAGATCCCACGGGACGTTTATGAGGATGAGCTGGTCCCAGTGTTTGAGTCTGTTGGACGCATCTATGAGATGCGGCTGATGATGGACTTTGACGGGAAGAACAGAGGGTATGCATTTGTGATGTACACAGAGAAACATGAGGCCAAGCGTGCTGTCCGTGAGCTCAACAACTATGAAGTGCGGCCCGGGAGGCTGTTGGGGGTCTGTTCTTCCGTGGACAACTGTCGTCTTTTCATTGGTGGCATCCCCAAGACCAAAAAGCGTGAGGAGATCCTGGAGGAGGTCTCCAAGGTGACGGAAGGGGTACTAGATGTGATAGTTTATGCCAGTGCTGCAGACAAGATGAAGAACAGAGGCTTTGCCTTTGTAGAGTATGAGTCACACCGTGCAGCTGCCATGGCTCGCAGGAAGTTGATGCCTGGGCGTATTCAGCTTTGGAGCCACCAGATTGCAGTGGACTGGGCTGAACCAGAGATTGATGTAGACGAAGATGTTATGGAGACAGTGAAAATCCTCTACGTAAGAAATCTTATGATGGAGACCAGTGAGGAGACGATCAGACAG GTTTTCAGCCAGTGGAATCCTGGATGTGTTGAACGTGTGAAGAAAATCCGTGACTATGCCTTCGTCCACTTTACTTCCCGGGATGATGCTGTTATGGCCATGGACCACCTTAATGGCACAGAGGTGGAAGGGTCCTGCATTGAGGTGACGCTTGCCAAGCCAGTTGATAAGGAGCAGTACTCGCGTCAGAAGGCCTCCAAGGGAGCTTCTGCCACTCCAGAGCCTACTCAGCAGAACTATGTCTACCAGTGTGATCCCTATACATTGGCCTACTACGGTTATCCCTACAACACCCTCATTGGACCCAACAGAGACTACTTCGTCAAAG CAGGTACTGTGCGAGGTCGTGGTCGTGCTGCTGCAGGTAACCGTACCCCTGGACCACGGGGGTCGTACCTGGGGGGTTACTCTGCTGGTCGTGGCATCTACAGCCGCTACCATGAGGGCAAGACCAAGCAGCCCGAAAAGCCCTATGAGCTGATGCCCAGTCTGGAGCTCGCTGCCTCTGTCAACCCCGTTGGCATCAAACCTGGCACAA TGGCATTGCCAACTCTGGGTGGGCAGTACCCAGTGTTCAGCACGGCTCCTGCAGCCAAGCTGATGGAGGAGGGGAAGGTGCACACGGTGGAGCACCTTATCAACCCTCTGGCCATGCAACACCCTGAGCACACccctgctactgctgctgctgctgccaccgtCCTACCTGCGGTCTCCACCCCTCCACCTTTTCAG GGCCGTCCTATCACTCCAGTCTATGCCATGGCCCATAATGTACAGCGTATCCCAGCAGGCGGTGGCCTGTATGGAGCTGGATACGTCCCCATCACAAACTACGCTGCCAACACAGCAGCTCTGGCCGCTCTGCAGAAGAATGCAGCGGTGGCGGCTGCAGCATATGGGGGATACGCAGGCTACGCGGTGCCACAGGCCTTTCCCGCCGCAGCCTTCCAGCTGCCCATCCACGATGTCTACCAGACATATTGA
- the rbm47 gene encoding RNA-binding protein 47 isoform X2, which produces MTAEDPASSSTMSNNAAPKPSKPAGASHHPLHGQMNIPEGVAGAPNEAALVSLMERTGYGMVQENGQRKYGPPPGWNAATPPRGCEIFVGKIPRDVYEDELVPVFESVGRIYEMRLMMDFDGKNRGYAFVMYTEKHEAKRAVRELNNYEVRPGRLLGVCSSVDNCRLFIGGIPKTKKREEILEEVSKVTEGVLDVIVYASAADKMKNRGFAFVEYESHRAAAMARRKLMPGRIQLWSHQIAVDWAEPEIDVDEDVMETVKILYVRNLMMETSEETIRQVFSQWNPGCVERVKKIRDYAFVHFTSRDDAVMAMDHLNGTEVEGSCIEVTLAKPVDKEQYSRQKASKGASATPEPTQQNYVYQCDPYTLAYYGYPYNTLIGPNRDYFVKGSPMIQNNGTVRGRGRAAAGNRTPGPRGSYLGGYSAGRGIYSRYHEGKTKQPEKPYELMPSLELAASVNPVGIKPGTMALPTLGGQYPVFSTAPAAKLMEEGKVHTVEHLINPLAMQHPEHTPATAAAAATVLPAVSTPPPFQGRPITPVYAMAHNVQRIPAGGGLYGAGYVPITNYAANTAALAALQKNAAVAAAAYGGYAGYAVPQAFPAAAFQLPIHDVYQTY; this is translated from the exons ATGACAGCCGAAGATCCCGCTTCCTCCTCGACCATGAGCAATAACGCTGCCCCCAAACCCTCCAAACCTGCTGGTGCCTCCCACCACCCTCTTCATGGACAGATGAACATCCCTGAAGGAGTTGCAGGTGCTCCCAATGAGGCTGCACTGGTGTCCCTGATGGAGCGCACTGGCTATGGTATGGTCCAGGAAAATGGTCAGCGTAAATATGGCCCTCCTCCTGGTTGGAATGCTGCAACTCCACCACGTGGATGTGAAATCTTTGTGGGCAAGATCCCACGGGACGTTTATGAGGATGAGCTGGTCCCAGTGTTTGAGTCTGTTGGACGCATCTATGAGATGCGGCTGATGATGGACTTTGACGGGAAGAACAGAGGGTATGCATTTGTGATGTACACAGAGAAACATGAGGCCAAGCGTGCTGTCCGTGAGCTCAACAACTATGAAGTGCGGCCCGGGAGGCTGTTGGGGGTCTGTTCTTCCGTGGACAACTGTCGTCTTTTCATTGGTGGCATCCCCAAGACCAAAAAGCGTGAGGAGATCCTGGAGGAGGTCTCCAAGGTGACGGAAGGGGTACTAGATGTGATAGTTTATGCCAGTGCTGCAGACAAGATGAAGAACAGAGGCTTTGCCTTTGTAGAGTATGAGTCACACCGTGCAGCTGCCATGGCTCGCAGGAAGTTGATGCCTGGGCGTATTCAGCTTTGGAGCCACCAGATTGCAGTGGACTGGGCTGAACCAGAGATTGATGTAGACGAAGATGTTATGGAGACAGTGAAAATCCTCTACGTAAGAAATCTTATGATGGAGACCAGTGAGGAGACGATCAGACAG GTTTTCAGCCAGTGGAATCCTGGATGTGTTGAACGTGTGAAGAAAATCCGTGACTATGCCTTCGTCCACTTTACTTCCCGGGATGATGCTGTTATGGCCATGGACCACCTTAATGGCACAGAGGTGGAAGGGTCCTGCATTGAGGTGACGCTTGCCAAGCCAGTTGATAAGGAGCAGTACTCGCGTCAGAAGGCCTCCAAGGGAGCTTCTGCCACTCCAGAGCCTACTCAGCAGAACTATGTCTACCAGTGTGATCCCTATACATTGGCCTACTACGGTTATCCCTACAACACCCTCATTGGACCCAACAGAGACTACTTCGTCAAAG GATCCCCAATGATACAGAACAATG GTACTGTGCGAGGTCGTGGTCGTGCTGCTGCAGGTAACCGTACCCCTGGACCACGGGGGTCGTACCTGGGGGGTTACTCTGCTGGTCGTGGCATCTACAGCCGCTACCATGAGGGCAAGACCAAGCAGCCCGAAAAGCCCTATGAGCTGATGCCCAGTCTGGAGCTCGCTGCCTCTGTCAACCCCGTTGGCATCAAACCTGGCACAA TGGCATTGCCAACTCTGGGTGGGCAGTACCCAGTGTTCAGCACGGCTCCTGCAGCCAAGCTGATGGAGGAGGGGAAGGTGCACACGGTGGAGCACCTTATCAACCCTCTGGCCATGCAACACCCTGAGCACACccctgctactgctgctgctgctgccaccgtCCTACCTGCGGTCTCCACCCCTCCACCTTTTCAG GGCCGTCCTATCACTCCAGTCTATGCCATGGCCCATAATGTACAGCGTATCCCAGCAGGCGGTGGCCTGTATGGAGCTGGATACGTCCCCATCACAAACTACGCTGCCAACACAGCAGCTCTGGCCGCTCTGCAGAAGAATGCAGCGGTGGCGGCTGCAGCATATGGGGGATACGCAGGCTACGCGGTGCCACAGGCCTTTCCCGCCGCAGCCTTCCAGCTGCCCATCCACGATGTCTACCAGACATATTGA
- the rbm47 gene encoding RNA-binding protein 47 isoform X5 codes for MTAEDPASSSTMSNNAAPKPSKPAGASHHPLHGQMNIPEGVAGAPNEAALVSLMERTGYGMVQENGQRKYGPPPGWNAATPPRGCEIFVGKIPRDVYEDELVPVFESVGRIYEMRLMMDFDGKNRGYAFVMYTEKHEAKRAVRELNNYEVRPGRLLGVCSSVDNCRLFIGGIPKTKKREEILEEVSKVTEGVLDVIVYASAADKMKNRGFAFVEYESHRAAAMARRKLMPGRIQLWSHQIAVDWAEPEIDVDEDVMETVKILYVRNLMMETSEETIRQVFSQWNPGCVERVKKIRDYAFVHFTSRDDAVMAMDHLNGTEVEGSCIEVTLAKPVDKEQYSRQKASKGASATPEPTQQNYVYQCDPYTLAYYGYPYNTLIGPNRDYFVKGSPMIQNNVALPTLGGQYPVFSTAPAAKLMEEGKVHTVEHLINPLAMQHPEHTPATAAAAATVLPAVSTPPPFQGRPITPVYAMAHNVQRIPAGGGLYGAGYVPITNYAANTAALAALQKNAAVAAAAYGGYAGYAVPQAFPAAAFQLPIHDVYQTY; via the exons ATGACAGCCGAAGATCCCGCTTCCTCCTCGACCATGAGCAATAACGCTGCCCCCAAACCCTCCAAACCTGCTGGTGCCTCCCACCACCCTCTTCATGGACAGATGAACATCCCTGAAGGAGTTGCAGGTGCTCCCAATGAGGCTGCACTGGTGTCCCTGATGGAGCGCACTGGCTATGGTATGGTCCAGGAAAATGGTCAGCGTAAATATGGCCCTCCTCCTGGTTGGAATGCTGCAACTCCACCACGTGGATGTGAAATCTTTGTGGGCAAGATCCCACGGGACGTTTATGAGGATGAGCTGGTCCCAGTGTTTGAGTCTGTTGGACGCATCTATGAGATGCGGCTGATGATGGACTTTGACGGGAAGAACAGAGGGTATGCATTTGTGATGTACACAGAGAAACATGAGGCCAAGCGTGCTGTCCGTGAGCTCAACAACTATGAAGTGCGGCCCGGGAGGCTGTTGGGGGTCTGTTCTTCCGTGGACAACTGTCGTCTTTTCATTGGTGGCATCCCCAAGACCAAAAAGCGTGAGGAGATCCTGGAGGAGGTCTCCAAGGTGACGGAAGGGGTACTAGATGTGATAGTTTATGCCAGTGCTGCAGACAAGATGAAGAACAGAGGCTTTGCCTTTGTAGAGTATGAGTCACACCGTGCAGCTGCCATGGCTCGCAGGAAGTTGATGCCTGGGCGTATTCAGCTTTGGAGCCACCAGATTGCAGTGGACTGGGCTGAACCAGAGATTGATGTAGACGAAGATGTTATGGAGACAGTGAAAATCCTCTACGTAAGAAATCTTATGATGGAGACCAGTGAGGAGACGATCAGACAG GTTTTCAGCCAGTGGAATCCTGGATGTGTTGAACGTGTGAAGAAAATCCGTGACTATGCCTTCGTCCACTTTACTTCCCGGGATGATGCTGTTATGGCCATGGACCACCTTAATGGCACAGAGGTGGAAGGGTCCTGCATTGAGGTGACGCTTGCCAAGCCAGTTGATAAGGAGCAGTACTCGCGTCAGAAGGCCTCCAAGGGAGCTTCTGCCACTCCAGAGCCTACTCAGCAGAACTATGTCTACCAGTGTGATCCCTATACATTGGCCTACTACGGTTATCCCTACAACACCCTCATTGGACCCAACAGAGACTACTTCGTCAAAG GATCCCCAATGATACAGAACAATG TGGCATTGCCAACTCTGGGTGGGCAGTACCCAGTGTTCAGCACGGCTCCTGCAGCCAAGCTGATGGAGGAGGGGAAGGTGCACACGGTGGAGCACCTTATCAACCCTCTGGCCATGCAACACCCTGAGCACACccctgctactgctgctgctgctgccaccgtCCTACCTGCGGTCTCCACCCCTCCACCTTTTCAG GGCCGTCCTATCACTCCAGTCTATGCCATGGCCCATAATGTACAGCGTATCCCAGCAGGCGGTGGCCTGTATGGAGCTGGATACGTCCCCATCACAAACTACGCTGCCAACACAGCAGCTCTGGCCGCTCTGCAGAAGAATGCAGCGGTGGCGGCTGCAGCATATGGGGGATACGCAGGCTACGCGGTGCCACAGGCCTTTCCCGCCGCAGCCTTCCAGCTGCCCATCCACGATGTCTACCAGACATATTGA
- the rbm47 gene encoding RNA-binding protein 47 isoform X6, whose amino-acid sequence MTAEDPASSSTMSNNAAPKPSKPAGASHHPLHGQMNIPEGVAGAPNEAALVSLMERTGYGMVQENGQRKYGPPPGWNAATPPRGCEIFVGKIPRDVYEDELVPVFESVGRIYEMRLMMDFDGKNRGYAFVMYTEKHEAKRAVRELNNYEVRPGRLLGVCSSVDNCRLFIGGIPKTKKREEILEEVSKVTEGVLDVIVYASAADKMKNRGFAFVEYESHRAAAMARRKLMPGRIQLWSHQIAVDWAEPEIDVDEDVMETVKILYVRNLMMETSEETIRQVFSQWNPGCVERVKKIRDYAFVHFTSRDDAVMAMDHLNGTEVEGSCIEVTLAKPVDKEQYSRQKASKGASATPEPTQQNYVYQCDPYTLAYYGYPYNTLIGPNRDYFVKVALPTLGGQYPVFSTAPAAKLMEEGKVHTVEHLINPLAMQHPEHTPATAAAAATVLPAVSTPPPFQGRPITPVYAMAHNVQRIPAGGGLYGAGYVPITNYAANTAALAALQKNAAVAAAAYGGYAGYAVPQAFPAAAFQLPIHDVYQTY is encoded by the exons ATGACAGCCGAAGATCCCGCTTCCTCCTCGACCATGAGCAATAACGCTGCCCCCAAACCCTCCAAACCTGCTGGTGCCTCCCACCACCCTCTTCATGGACAGATGAACATCCCTGAAGGAGTTGCAGGTGCTCCCAATGAGGCTGCACTGGTGTCCCTGATGGAGCGCACTGGCTATGGTATGGTCCAGGAAAATGGTCAGCGTAAATATGGCCCTCCTCCTGGTTGGAATGCTGCAACTCCACCACGTGGATGTGAAATCTTTGTGGGCAAGATCCCACGGGACGTTTATGAGGATGAGCTGGTCCCAGTGTTTGAGTCTGTTGGACGCATCTATGAGATGCGGCTGATGATGGACTTTGACGGGAAGAACAGAGGGTATGCATTTGTGATGTACACAGAGAAACATGAGGCCAAGCGTGCTGTCCGTGAGCTCAACAACTATGAAGTGCGGCCCGGGAGGCTGTTGGGGGTCTGTTCTTCCGTGGACAACTGTCGTCTTTTCATTGGTGGCATCCCCAAGACCAAAAAGCGTGAGGAGATCCTGGAGGAGGTCTCCAAGGTGACGGAAGGGGTACTAGATGTGATAGTTTATGCCAGTGCTGCAGACAAGATGAAGAACAGAGGCTTTGCCTTTGTAGAGTATGAGTCACACCGTGCAGCTGCCATGGCTCGCAGGAAGTTGATGCCTGGGCGTATTCAGCTTTGGAGCCACCAGATTGCAGTGGACTGGGCTGAACCAGAGATTGATGTAGACGAAGATGTTATGGAGACAGTGAAAATCCTCTACGTAAGAAATCTTATGATGGAGACCAGTGAGGAGACGATCAGACAG GTTTTCAGCCAGTGGAATCCTGGATGTGTTGAACGTGTGAAGAAAATCCGTGACTATGCCTTCGTCCACTTTACTTCCCGGGATGATGCTGTTATGGCCATGGACCACCTTAATGGCACAGAGGTGGAAGGGTCCTGCATTGAGGTGACGCTTGCCAAGCCAGTTGATAAGGAGCAGTACTCGCGTCAGAAGGCCTCCAAGGGAGCTTCTGCCACTCCAGAGCCTACTCAGCAGAACTATGTCTACCAGTGTGATCCCTATACATTGGCCTACTACGGTTATCCCTACAACACCCTCATTGGACCCAACAGAGACTACTTCGTCAAAG TGGCATTGCCAACTCTGGGTGGGCAGTACCCAGTGTTCAGCACGGCTCCTGCAGCCAAGCTGATGGAGGAGGGGAAGGTGCACACGGTGGAGCACCTTATCAACCCTCTGGCCATGCAACACCCTGAGCACACccctgctactgctgctgctgctgccaccgtCCTACCTGCGGTCTCCACCCCTCCACCTTTTCAG GGCCGTCCTATCACTCCAGTCTATGCCATGGCCCATAATGTACAGCGTATCCCAGCAGGCGGTGGCCTGTATGGAGCTGGATACGTCCCCATCACAAACTACGCTGCCAACACAGCAGCTCTGGCCGCTCTGCAGAAGAATGCAGCGGTGGCGGCTGCAGCATATGGGGGATACGCAGGCTACGCGGTGCCACAGGCCTTTCCCGCCGCAGCCTTCCAGCTGCCCATCCACGATGTCTACCAGACATATTGA
- the rbm47 gene encoding RNA-binding protein 47 isoform X4, producing MTAEDPASSSTMSNNAAPKPSKPAGASHHPLHGQMNIPEGVAGAPNEAALVSLMERTGYGMVQENGQRKYGPPPGWNAATPPRGCEIFVGKIPRDVYEDELVPVFESVGRIYEMRLMMDFDGKNRGYAFVMYTEKHEAKRAVRELNNYEVRPGRLLGVCSSVDNCRLFIGGIPKTKKREEILEEVSKVTEGVLDVIVYASAADKMKNRGFAFVEYESHRAAAMARRKLMPGRIQLWSHQIAVDWAEPEIDVDEDVMETVKILYVRNLMMETSEETIRQVFSQWNPGCVERVKKIRDYAFVHFTSRDDAVMAMDHLNGTEVEGSCIEVTLAKPVDKEQYSRQKASKGASATPEPTQQNYVYQCDPYTLAYYGYPYNTLIGPNRDYFVKGTVRGRGRAAAGNRTPGPRGSYLGGYSAGRGIYSRYHEGKTKQPEKPYELMPSLELAASVNPVGIKPGTMALPTLGGQYPVFSTAPAAKLMEEGKVHTVEHLINPLAMQHPEHTPATAAAAATVLPAVSTPPPFQGRPITPVYAMAHNVQRIPAGGGLYGAGYVPITNYAANTAALAALQKNAAVAAAAYGGYAGYAVPQAFPAAAFQLPIHDVYQTY from the exons ATGACAGCCGAAGATCCCGCTTCCTCCTCGACCATGAGCAATAACGCTGCCCCCAAACCCTCCAAACCTGCTGGTGCCTCCCACCACCCTCTTCATGGACAGATGAACATCCCTGAAGGAGTTGCAGGTGCTCCCAATGAGGCTGCACTGGTGTCCCTGATGGAGCGCACTGGCTATGGTATGGTCCAGGAAAATGGTCAGCGTAAATATGGCCCTCCTCCTGGTTGGAATGCTGCAACTCCACCACGTGGATGTGAAATCTTTGTGGGCAAGATCCCACGGGACGTTTATGAGGATGAGCTGGTCCCAGTGTTTGAGTCTGTTGGACGCATCTATGAGATGCGGCTGATGATGGACTTTGACGGGAAGAACAGAGGGTATGCATTTGTGATGTACACAGAGAAACATGAGGCCAAGCGTGCTGTCCGTGAGCTCAACAACTATGAAGTGCGGCCCGGGAGGCTGTTGGGGGTCTGTTCTTCCGTGGACAACTGTCGTCTTTTCATTGGTGGCATCCCCAAGACCAAAAAGCGTGAGGAGATCCTGGAGGAGGTCTCCAAGGTGACGGAAGGGGTACTAGATGTGATAGTTTATGCCAGTGCTGCAGACAAGATGAAGAACAGAGGCTTTGCCTTTGTAGAGTATGAGTCACACCGTGCAGCTGCCATGGCTCGCAGGAAGTTGATGCCTGGGCGTATTCAGCTTTGGAGCCACCAGATTGCAGTGGACTGGGCTGAACCAGAGATTGATGTAGACGAAGATGTTATGGAGACAGTGAAAATCCTCTACGTAAGAAATCTTATGATGGAGACCAGTGAGGAGACGATCAGACAG GTTTTCAGCCAGTGGAATCCTGGATGTGTTGAACGTGTGAAGAAAATCCGTGACTATGCCTTCGTCCACTTTACTTCCCGGGATGATGCTGTTATGGCCATGGACCACCTTAATGGCACAGAGGTGGAAGGGTCCTGCATTGAGGTGACGCTTGCCAAGCCAGTTGATAAGGAGCAGTACTCGCGTCAGAAGGCCTCCAAGGGAGCTTCTGCCACTCCAGAGCCTACTCAGCAGAACTATGTCTACCAGTGTGATCCCTATACATTGGCCTACTACGGTTATCCCTACAACACCCTCATTGGACCCAACAGAGACTACTTCGTCAAAG GTACTGTGCGAGGTCGTGGTCGTGCTGCTGCAGGTAACCGTACCCCTGGACCACGGGGGTCGTACCTGGGGGGTTACTCTGCTGGTCGTGGCATCTACAGCCGCTACCATGAGGGCAAGACCAAGCAGCCCGAAAAGCCCTATGAGCTGATGCCCAGTCTGGAGCTCGCTGCCTCTGTCAACCCCGTTGGCATCAAACCTGGCACAA TGGCATTGCCAACTCTGGGTGGGCAGTACCCAGTGTTCAGCACGGCTCCTGCAGCCAAGCTGATGGAGGAGGGGAAGGTGCACACGGTGGAGCACCTTATCAACCCTCTGGCCATGCAACACCCTGAGCACACccctgctactgctgctgctgctgccaccgtCCTACCTGCGGTCTCCACCCCTCCACCTTTTCAG GGCCGTCCTATCACTCCAGTCTATGCCATGGCCCATAATGTACAGCGTATCCCAGCAGGCGGTGGCCTGTATGGAGCTGGATACGTCCCCATCACAAACTACGCTGCCAACACAGCAGCTCTGGCCGCTCTGCAGAAGAATGCAGCGGTGGCGGCTGCAGCATATGGGGGATACGCAGGCTACGCGGTGCCACAGGCCTTTCCCGCCGCAGCCTTCCAGCTGCCCATCCACGATGTCTACCAGACATATTGA